The sequence below is a genomic window from Lytechinus variegatus isolate NC3 chromosome 3, Lvar_3.0, whole genome shotgun sequence.
TCTTACCTGGCAAAAGTTATTGATCCACCGTTCAAGTTGCCTGCTATAGAGATGGCAACTACAGCACTAAGAATCCATGACCAGCTTCCAAAAACACGTTGACCAAAGTCCTGAGGAAAACGAAATTATTGGAATGATCtcaccattttttatttaatggtGGTAAACTTCATACTGAGCAAGCTAAACAGATGAACAAgcatgtaattttgttttgttcgttcatttatatcaatttatGTCCATTTTACCGTGAAAAAAATCCAGTTAATCTATGCAACAGGGTATGAAATAGTCTTAATCTGAAAGAAATAAACTATGGAGTTTCTTGTGAATCTTCATATTATATGTCAACAAACTATTCCCATTGTCAATCTCAAGCCGCTAGACCTCAATGTAAACAAGAATGTCGCTAAGGGGAGCACATAATGCACCCGCCTGTAACGCGGAAAACTGAGTTATTTTTGGCAAGCAAGAAAATGGAAGGTGGTGACTTTACCTTTGACTGTCTTGaactcaaaatcaatagaattcctgggatctatgctagtatcatagcTCTTGGCTTTAAACACACCTGGTGATGTACTAATGACAACTTAGTTTGTGAGTTGATTCCCGGCCAACGTTTTATGATAATATAGTTCATAAATAATTACAAACACCagagaaataaattaatatgTTACTGCAATAACAACTGAACGAACTAGTGAAAAGGGCTAACCAGTGCAACTGCGCTGGAAGCAAGGAGTTCAGCCGAGTTAAGCACAGTGAAGTAAGCAATGTTGGCGAGAACGTAAATGATGGTGACGAAGATGACAGATATTATAATCGCCAAAGGAATTGtcctgtaaagaaaaaaaacatagttgTTCAGTAATAAAAAGTACTTACAGTTGATTAAACTGCATCATTCTATTCTCAATGTCActattttagatatttttctTGGCATTCTTAGGTTtagaacaaaaaacaaagatcCGTTTAAAAAGTTATCCTTATGGTAAccacaaggcaaaagcgattttgtgtctcgcccacttatgaaaataagcagaaatatcgtgatttgcgagggcacgaaCAGAATTTATTAAAACTTCATTGTAAAATGACTGGGATGATAACACTTTTCacaagagccttgcacgtaaactttaatgttgacctgaaaatgacctttgaccttaccatgtgacctccgactgcagcataacatgcaggtcccccaagtccatctaccatccaagtttggttgaaaagtggcgaacagttgcggagttaggtgtcataagggagtcttgcatgtaaactttaacgttgacctaaaaatgacctttgaccttaccacgTGATCTCCGATTGCAGtctaacatgcaggtccctcaagtccatccaccatccaagtttcattgaaaagtgacttacgattgcgaagttaggtgtcaagagagtcttgcatgtaaactttaacgttgacctaaaaatgacctttgaccttatcatgtgacctccgactgcagcataagatgcaggtcccccaagtccatccaccatccaagtttggttgaaaagtcacggtgacttatggttgcggagttaggtgtcataagaaagtcttgtatgtaaactttaacgttgacctgaaaatgatctttgaccttaccatgtgacctccgactgcagcataacgtGCATGTtccccaaatccatctaccatccaagtttggttgaaaagcgacttacggttgtggagttatgtgttattacaggtttgtgacggacggacaacGGAccacatttggatccctaagtctcgcattcacctctggtgggtgagacaataaaaattaaaaaacggTATATTTGATGTAAATGAGAAGTGTAAAACAGACCTATTTGTAAGTGCGGTGTATTTATTCTAAAACAAACAAGGTGGTATGGTTAGGTCTAAATTAGGTCAGTATTTTATGTCTCGTTTCACTTCTTAGCATATTTCAGTTTGTAATGACTGTGTTCTAATTAAGTGAGACGAGAAAACAGTCAAATATGACCAAGTAACGAATTAAAACCGCTCAAAATCTGTGTTACTGCAATCAGGTAAGTAACACGTTTTGAAATAGAGAATACATTTCCTATTATGATGAATGTGCCACACAAGACTATTCTAATTATTCTGCGTTTAATATATTACACAACTGCAAAATATGTGTTTCTCACCTTCCTGGATTGATGATTTCTTCACTAATCGAAGGAAGAAATTCCCTATGAAAAAACATTTGTatagtattattatttaaaacatAGCTCTTATTTTGCTCTCAGGAGAAATAGATTTCTGTGATAATGAATTGatcctttattttcttaataatttAATCTGCACTATCCATTAGTttattatttcacttattcatcaTACTTGCATTCATTATTCACTTTTTTTACTTGCCATTCGATCTCCATGGTCATTTGGTTTAAAGGATGTTAATGTATTCAGCCTTGAATTAATTTATTcgttgatttattcatttatttaaggGGTGTTTTTTAAAAGTCATGCTGGAATATTGGAAAATCAAATTAGGGGTGTTATGAAACATtccaccaaataaataatactcAATAAAGAATACTTTAATATACAAACGAATAAACCGAATAATTTGAAACACTTACCATCCCGAGTAAGCATAAAGTCCAGAGTAGAAAGCTAGAGGTATTGTCTTCCATTTTATAGACCCTTCAACAAAAGCAGTGTCTATATTCGATGTATTACCTGCATGTAGGGAAGTGAGATCGATGTACAGGTATAATCACATACACgtccaatatttcattttcaagtttcttaaaaaatatacatactgTCTGAAAATGTTTCGTTCTGGTCATGGTTCTTCTCAAGAGTGTTAATAATTGTttcaatatattcaaattagctcatagaaggattttttttgtcgTTTTTGAGAGGTTTGATCCTCGTGGCTTTCCGTCCtccttcttctctctttctttcttttgaatACTAGTAGCTATTTTTCTACATAGCCTAATGGTTGATTTTGTCGGTAGTCCGGGGGTTGGTTTCTCATATTACCACAGTGGCGTAGTGAGGCTAAATCATTGAGGGGCTCAACCATGGTGTATGTggcaaaaataagaaataccaatgagaaaaatagatttgtttaaatataaaaatctGATTTCGTGTTGCATTTCGACAaattattctgaaaataatcacatttcacctcttttccttcccttacTTCTCCTTTGTTTTTAGTTGTTGAAAATTTGGGGGTCCATGGCCCCAAgcgcccccatctgtacgccagtgtaTAACAAAGTTCCCACCTTTTACAAGTTGGTAAAAACCAGCAACAATAATTACGATAAGACCCAACACTTTACAGGCCGATGTTGCAACTTGGATCTTGCGCGTCAGTGGAACACTTAGAGAGTTGATGATAACGATTAAaactggaagaaaaaaattagagaaaCATTATACCACCTTACCTTATCGCCACTGTAATAGGGGGAAAATAAcagagaaaacaaagaaatcaatcGGGCATTTAGCATCCAATCTAAATGCCTTCACGGGGTAGTAAAATTAGGCCCTCCTACTTTTTGCCCAACTACCCGCTTCACTATTAATTAAGGGCAGattcaggattttccaaaatgggggaggggcattcgtacaggaaaattttgacaaccagaaaaaggtcttcactacCAAATCGATGCCATTCACTTCCCATGATTATTTTTTGGACTAgcaaaaatttattttgtgccTCTTAAGGAGGCACAGGCCAGATGTGCCACCCCCCCCCGGATTCACCACTGACTCTGACAAGACACGTCGTATAGAAGAAAGAGAATAGTCTTTGTACAACGAAGGGGCACATTGTTATCCTTAAGTTGACACGCTCCAGTGACCTCATTTTGAAACCATAGCCCCTCGAAACCTTTccgtaataaaaaataatttgcagaaattattttactcttgattttatttttcattaattttttttagcgATGCTGACAACCTgatcatgaaaacaaaaaaggcGCTTCATTCGGgttggaaaatcaaaattttccggctcgcgcttcgcagttgcaatatttattttgccGAGATGTACGTTAAACTTCGGTTTCCAAACTTCTCTCTCGCGGAATGGATAATGCCCAAATATatgtttcatataattttttttgaaatcccTTCAAAGAGGCTTTGCTGGACTTACAGTAGGCCCTACCACGAAACACACAGCTAGATCAGGCTTATCATAATTTGATGGTAAAATAtatgtttgatttcattttattttattttattgtttacttctgcaattacatcattcgtatataatacattttccataacataacaaacatagtatattgagaacttttttggcatgaatcataaataaatgtactaaaattatcattacaaacaaaactgatctcataccaaattagttaacatttacaatttgcaggagaaggattgtcatcataagcagattgcttgaaaaaatgacaacccccagcttaaaactcattgattaatataatacattaatacagcagaatcgatatacagtacattttatgaaaaacagcagtaatgtaatttgagcaatgaagatggagatgataaggatgaagatgacggtgaaatggtgaagatgaaggcgatggagaggatgatgatgatgctttaatgatgacacatcgacacagaaattttacttcaaatattctgatatcaacatagatttaacgtttgccttaaatgagtaaagagacgtggatctttttatagattctggtagagagttccacaaatcaggaccatggtgtcttatggatctctgcgcaataagcaatttggggttgattgaatggaaattagaagagttccgcgtagggtatgaatggatagatgtgttcatagtataaaaattgtgaaatgaaggtgggagcatgttatttacgtatttgaacataagcagtaagctttgaaatgaatttatgtcaaaaatagttagagtctttagtttatggaataatggatttgtgtgtgataaatattgcgaattagtacaaattcgaattgcttttttttgtaataagtatattgtattaattttagtttttgcacacgtttcccaaactatattgcagtacgatatatacggcaatatcaatgaattgtatagtaaaacgagtgtagtatgaggaattatgtttttcattttgtaaagtacacctacgtttctggagatgttagtagttatacaacgtatatgttcattccaatttaaattttcatctattgtgacacctaaaaactttgtttctttttttccttttgagtggaatattatctatgcttatgtcgtatggaaactcagtaatatgtgaacttgtatgcttaaaatacataaagtttgttttgtctatattaagtgagagcctattacatttaaaccataaagatagtttaggtaattcacgattaaatgtatctactaaagtttctaagctagtgtttgaaaaaaaaaatgtttttgtcatcggcaaataatacaaatgataataaaggcgttacagtagtcaaataattaatatatataaggaaaagtagggggccaaggatcgatccttgtggaactccgcattttattgtctgaaaattagaagaaatgttattgtgagtgacatattgttttctatcagacaaataactctcaaaccatgatagtgtgattccccgaattccataattttcaattttttaaagtaaaatctggtggtcaagagtgtcgaatgctttgcttaggtctatgaatactcctattatgtgttctttatttgtcattgcatttgtaattttatcgtatatttgtattaaagcctgatcagtagaatgccctttcctgaatccatattggtttgaatttagaaactGAAAAGTATCTAGGAACTTATAAAAGTATCTAGGAACTTATAGTAGTTCCTATGTTAGctctaaaatcaatttaatttacttattttccactattcaataaaaattacataaaaaatgcacaatacaattaaacaaaaatagataaaaatgcttatatttaaataaatagagtaaaattcccaaagtaaaatgctgaaaatttcatcaaaatcggataacaaataacaaagttattgaattttaaattttagcgatattgtgtgaaaatagttatatgcacgtctcatgaatattcattggttGGGtaaatgatgtcacatcccactttcctttttcttatgttaatgcatgaaatcacatttgttcagtttttttttaatacatgtgtgaataatatgtttcCTTATAATggaataagttgcagcaatgaatatccaatgcactaaatcagttgtcaatccatttttacaattcttggtagaaaaaaattaataatcctaatttcatataattatgaaatcatcaatttgctcattgaatattaatgaagatATGTCTAGAACTGTTTCATCGGAATAATGGAAacctttaaaatgccataactttgttattcctagtccgattttgatcaaattttcagtgttaggtttgttagattttttttggtttaaatcctattattttcagaatatcagaAATATCGAAAAGTGGAATGACAAACGAAGACCCGGGGCTCGTCAATGTGTCTTTTCCCTGACAAATGCCCATTTTAACAGATAAGTGCCCTTaacccctcgccccccccccccccccccgcgaaaATACGTTCCTCCGCTCCTGGTACAAGAAGTTGTTTTAAAGACAGAATGATAGTCGGAAATATGCAAAGTATGCCTCTTCAAACTAAGGATCTTCATAAAGAAAATAGATTACTTACGAAGGAGAGCGGCCCCTATGAGTCTGGTCACAGCAAATGGAACTTCACATCCCATGTAGAAAGGTAAAAGAACATAATACGCGAACGAAACCGAGTTGATAGCCCTTGAACCTGTCCTAACAGCCACTATTCGAGTCCATATTCTCACAAAAGCAGGGACTGGTCCAAAAGCGTCCAGGATAAAAGAGAAGTCTCCTCCAGATACTTTGAATGTTGTCCCAAGCTCAGCATAGCATAGTCCTCCAAACATAGAGAATACTCCACATAACACCCATACCACCAATGCCCATCCAGTGCTACCAGTATTCACCAACACACCTGCGTGTTGGAATAATCAAGAAGCAGAGGTGTTTAAATTTAATTCATATCCGTATTCATTTTTTCacagaaaaataatacaaaatcattGCCAATCATTCACATTGGATAGTATAAATGATGTCTTGATAACACATGTTTAATGGAATGTCTTGTTTGAACGACGCTTATAAGTCAGTTGTGTAAGAGCCAACatttttgagggggccagaCAGCGTATCGGAGAAAATTTTTTAAAAGCTGCGATCGAGCATACATTTTGACAGTTTAATACTTTTAATtgtgtgatagattttgacataacattcAGATAATAGTATcttatttcacccttctctctttccttctcttttccctcttggtcgtgaaaaattgggggggggggtcaagcgCCCTCaagcccccatctgtacgccactgacACACGATctgattttcaagaaattatGATTAGCATTTGAAATGAACATTCCAACCTATAATTTATGAACGATTGTATATAGTTCTGTAGATGTGTGAAGTTttaaaatcgaaaaaaaaatccagtctATTTCGAGCGTCCCTGCATGtcggaataaaagcaaattcaattccaaatcgtgatgacatcatcatcgaCAACATTATAGCTTTTTAtctacttttttaaaaatttggttttggtgttaTTTTATCCAAAGTAGCTCTGCTTGAATCCAATAATAACATGTCCATGAGATGTATAATTATGACTTCACTATCCCGCAGGAGAGACCTGCgagtcacagttctgtgtgtgCGCCCTTCttggcgacccagattggctggctcttTGGGCTGGCTCCTCCGAAATGCGCCTGAATATCTTTGACAGATacatggcgctatacaaatagtgttcatcatcatcatcatcatcatctaataAAACCCACgaggtttataaaaaaatcacctCAATCCAAACTACCCATTATAAATTGTAGAAAAACCAATACCTTTAGGGGATATGAAGATCCCTCCACCGATGATTATACCAATCACTATCGAAATACAATCAATCAGAGTCATTTGACGAATTAATTTGACATCATTTTTATCACCGCCTTGACTAACGATCGATGACGATGTTGACTGCGATGATGCAGGATTTCGAGACATTGTTCGTGTTCTTCTCCACCAAGGATCGACAATTGAAAATAGCTATCAGTGATTTGTGCCAAACAACTCAGATCCATTGTCAGTATTATTGATTGTGTACGTCTATAAAGACTgatcataatattttcatactATGGTACTAAAAGTggtaaaagaaagaagaagaacaacagATAACGTGACCATGCAATGAGGCCAACAAGGTGGGGATGCATGATGATGATCCAcagtatttatattgcgccatatttctgtttgaaaagtgaaatatattgctTGTTTATTAACAAGCTTATTTCATTGACCTAAAATAACTCAAATAACGTCATCATTTCCCGTTTATAACTCATAAATCTTAAACTGCATCTCCAGCTTACTCAGAAGGGCTGGTCGAAACTTGGGGTAAAGGTTTTGATACCGCCATACTACCCTGGATGAACAGAAGGTTATTACTATTTTATCAGCTATATAGCTTCCATAACTCGGGAATACTAATATCGTTTGATATCAGATGTTAGTTGTTGCGTTTATTGCTACTCTGATCAAATAGACAATACAGTCCTGTCGAAAGGGGATAATGATCTATAAATATAGTAACattacacaaaatttacaaaattagaTAAAACTGTATTGCTCTGAGATACGCACTCCAAgcaaactgtaaaaaaatattaggtaAAATGACCACCACGAGGGTCAtatgtccaaccaatttgggaaGTATTTCGCCCAATGTGatgggaagcatattgtccaataaggttaaaaaataagcagcaattactgtatagaatgagcaaatttttcatcacactggatgaaTAAAATTCCCAAATGAATGCCTAATGTTGACTGGAAACATGATTACCCTCAGATTGTTTTGAGTTACCGAATGGAGCGTTTGCTAACAGTTTCAAGCAATAATGATTGATTTCCACCTTTATTCTTTCAACGTATAAGTGTacatttttcaacaaatttcagatttaaaaaaattgtagataCATGCATGTTTGTATATTTATACACTCtaacaaaatattgggtaaaagtggtccatgagggtaattatgtgtccatttaacattgggcatttcttatGGGCATTTTTATTGcagtgtgatgaaaaattttgcccattctaaagtaattgctgattatttttttaaccttactggacattggataatatgcttcccgcattgggtaaaatactgccccaaattcgGTTGGACACATATGGTGGTAAAAATTTTACCGAAAATTTTGTACGGtgtatcatttttatattcattttacttttatgtttgatctttgtattttatatgtacatgaaaatatggaGACATCAAGGCTGGTATGTGGTATCTGAGCTTATTTCCAAGAAAAACAACAGCCTCGCTACGGAAACACAAATGATACAAAtacattgtaaatatatattgataacaaaaatcaaatgaCTTCAGTActgcattattttcatattatcgtttccatttttttttcaataaataagataCAATAAAATGGTTATATGTCTCAAAATGCCTTATATAATTCCTTCAGAATGAGGGTtgagcaaaaaataaatataacctTTCTGTGGTGGAAAGGGGAGTTGTTACTTGTTTGTCTTTACTTTAATGATCAATAATAAGTCTATTTAATATCTCGTCACAACGGCATTGGCCATAAAACTGTTCATAAAGTAATGCAAGACCTtgcgaaaaaaaagaaaaatgccaAGCACATTTTTCAGTCCTTTTTTAATCGTATTACAgctaaagttgaaaaaaaaatggtttatgTTAACTTGGTCTATAAGCAATTTGTCTTCTTCGTAAGACAGTGAGCAAAGCACATTTGTTCTTCCAATTTGGTCTACACTATTGGTCTCccagatggtctaatttcaACTCCACCTATACATACTAGTTTGTCAAATGAAACTTTGGCTCAAAATACGTTTATCTTACTattattagactaaatggacTAAGTGGATATTATACCAAATCGGTATAGCTTAACTGGAAATTAAACAAAGTGGTAAATGTGCTAAattgcaattagaccaaatggtttggGGAGCAAAAAACCTCTGATTCTTTAGAGGAAGCGTTTGATGTAATAGTCCTGACTCTTCTCTGTCAATCAGAGGGTTCCTAATATCGGCAAGGAATTTGTCCACATTTGccacactcgacccaggtgaggtgaatataGGTACTATGTGATTAACAGCAGGATATTATCATACAAAGCATTATAGTAGAGTATGAGCTGCGCTGTACCTTGTAACTTTGCTTTTTGGGGAATGGGGGGGGGAGACTTGCCTTGAGTTACATCATAGTCGCTCGAAAAATTAATGCATAATTTCattaataacattttgaaaCAGAAATGTAGCAGTTTCTTTTTCATGAGAGTGGCATAACTTCAGCTTGACGCCATCTTTATGAGAAAACCAATAATCGCCTTTGACATACGTACATGCTTTCCAAGAGCAGATTTAATGCATCTGCATCTTAACAATTATAGGATTGCATTGTCCAGCTTGGCTTTCCATAAAGATGGCGTCGAGCTGGAATTGTGATAATTTCATGACACGGGCCCTACGTTTCTAAAAAAGAAACATCCGTAACATTGATATTTCACGAGCCAGgatatttgatataaattaCCACCTGTTTTCGAAATCGATAATGGAATGTATCACAAAAGATCGATATACCAAAACATTCAAACTACATGCACACTTTTAGTCAAAAATCTTGTTCTTGACCACCTGAAAGCTTGCGTGATGTTTGCAGGACATCGCAACAAGTAATGTATGCAAATTGGATTCCAAGTATTCAAGTTCATCCAAGCGCATCTCGAGCCAATTAGGAAACGTCGATACGAAGATGATAGATCACTGATCTAAACTATTTACAGCCTGATAGATCTCAAGAAAGAGTCACATTTCAAGGCGTGGTGATCGGGCGAATGACTTGATTACGGACATTTTAGTCTGAAACCAGGATTAAAAGGTAATTGAATTTTTCGTTCATTTAATGTAAAAGAAATGATCAATTCTAGGGacattttttcacaaatcatTTGTATCTTCCTATACAGAGCTCAAACTGTCGACGTGTCGCTTTTAGTAGGATTGTGAAATAGAATCATTGAAGATCTAATGAGTCGCGAGTTCGATGATTATTggtaaatgttttctttatcaatttgtTTCTTAAAGTAAGCTTATTAAAAGAACATTCTAGATAGTAATGTCAGAAACTACGAGGCCTTGCCGCTTTGAAGTGATATTAACCCGTTAAGGCTATTCGATTAGGATATTGAAATTTCAATCAAACGAGTTGATACTGAAATTTATCTCAGTCTGACAAAGGCATATGCTAAGCCTAAGGAGGACGAGGTTATGATATTGTTTATGGAATGGTAATGTTggcatattttatttgttattcattgtGTTTGTTCAATTGCAGCTTGATTCGAGCAACAATGTCGGTTTCAACAATCACCAACATCCTGATTGCTTCATGTATAGTTTCGTTGTTTGTAATGTTCACGCCCGTGTCGGCTGGCTTGAAATACGAGAGAACTATCGCATTCACGGTAGAGAGGACGACTCCCATCAGCGCATCCTCTGATCCCAGGGACATTGGGGGCTTTAATAGGAACTCAAAAAAGATCTATATCAATATCGGTGAAGTTCTGGATGT
It includes:
- the LOC121410557 gene encoding cystine/glutamate transporter-like, giving the protein MSRNPASSQSTSSSIVSQGGDKNDVKLIRQMTLIDCISIVIGIIIGGGIFISPKGVLVNTGSTGWALVVWVLCGVFSMFGGLCYAELGTTFKVSGGDFSFILDAFGPVPAFVRIWTRIVAVRTGSRAINSVSFAYYVLLPFYMGCEVPFAVTRLIGAALLLLIVIINSLSVPLTRKIQVATSACKVLGLIVIIVAGFYQLVKGNTSNIDTAFVEGSIKWKTIPLAFYSGLYAYSGWEFLPSISEEIINPGRTIPLAIIISVIFVTIIYVLANIAYFTVLNSAELLASSAVALDFGQRVFGSWSWILSAVVAISIAGNLNGGSITFARVLLVASREGHIPKVLSMVHINQKTPLPAAAGLLPISIIMLISGDVSSLINYTGFAGWFFTALACAVIPYYRWKYPNLKRPFKVPLVIPIIFVCCALFLVGMSIYSSPVDCGIGLAITLLGIPVYYVGVAWKNKPKWFKNGMDNLTVFLQQVVMVVPQDGDDEMKEKLQFKAE